A genomic window from Triticum urartu cultivar G1812 chromosome 7, Tu2.1, whole genome shotgun sequence includes:
- the LOC125518574 gene encoding uncharacterized protein LOC125518574, which yields MAATVRTWLVVAALACALTLALRSADAQESEAQSQPTSSSSPAQKPNCAPGAATPCRVGALRDPENQEEEGLFNVKVRAPTAAGDSSDSDDDYSDPDKPKDPDQSDDDELVVLGH from the coding sequence ATGGCGGCGACCGTGCGCACATGGCTGGTGGTGGCGGCGCTGGCGTGCGCGCTGACGCTGGCGCTGCGCTCGGCGGACGCGCAGGAGAGCGAGGCGCAGTCGCAGCCgacgtcgtcgtcgtcgccggccCAGAAGCCCAACTGCGCTCCGGGCGCCGCCACGCCGTGCCGCGTGGGCGCGCTGCGCGACCCGGAGAACCAGGAGGAGGAGGGGCTGTTCAATGTGAAGGTGAGGGCGCCGACCGCCGCGGGTGACTCcagcgacagcgacgacgactACAGCGACCCCGACAAGCCCAAAGACCCCGACCAGTCCGACGACGACGAGCTTGTCGTTCTCGGCCACTGA
- the LOC125525481 gene encoding GDSL esterase/lipase At4g26790-like, with product MLMAPDRARSSLATVLLLLVAAAVVVGAAAAAAAGKKKPVVPAVIVFGDSTVDTGNNNVIGTVLKSNFPPYGRDLQGGATGRFCNGRLPPDFVSEALGLPPLVPAYLDPAYGIEDFATGVVFASAGSGLDNATASVLGVIPMWKEVQYFKEYKQRLAKHAGRARARHIVANAVYVVSVGTNDFLENYYLLVTGRFLQFTVAEYQDFLVARAAEFLTAIYRLGARRVTFAGLSAIGCVPLERTLNLLGGGGCNEEYNQVARDYNVKVKAMIARLRAELRGFRLAYINVYDDMVDLIQHPEKLGLENVSEGCCATGKVEMGFMCNDKSPLTCDDADKYFFWDSFHPTEKINRFFAKGTTAASLSLLT from the exons ATGTTGATGGCGCCTGACCGGGCAAGGTCGTCGTTGGCGACAGTGCTGCTGCTGCTCGTGGCCGCGGCGGTCGTCgtaggcgcggcggcggcggcggcggcggggaagaagaagCCGGTGGTGCCGGCGGTGATCGTGTTCGGGGACTCGACGGTGGACACGGGCAACAACAACGTGATCGGCACGGTGCTGAAGAGCAACTTCCCGCCCTACGGGCGCGACCTGCAGGGCGGCGCCACGGGCCGGTTCTGCAACGGGCGGCTGCCGCCCGACTTCGTCTCCGAGGCGCTCGGCCTGCCGCCGCTCGTGCCGGCGTACCTCGACCCGGCCTACGGCATCGAGGACTTCGCCACCGGCGTCGTCTTCGCCTCCGCCGGCTCCGGCCTCGACAACGCCACCGCCAGCGTCCTG GGAGTGATACCGATGTGGAAGGAGGTGCAGTACTTCAAGGAGTACAAGCAGCGGCTGGCGAAGCACGCCGGGCGCGCCCGGGCCAGGCACATCGTGGCCAACGCGGTGTACGTCGTCAGCGTGGGCACCAACGACTTCCTGGAGAACTACTACCTGCTGGTGACCGGGCGGTTCCTGCAGTTCACGGTGGCCGAGTACCAGGACTTCCTGGTGGCGCGCGCCGCGGAGTTCCTCACGGCCATCTACCGCCTTGGCGCGCGCCGGGTCACCTTCGCGGGGCTCTCCGCCATCGGCTGCGTGCCGCTGGAGCGCACGCTCAACctgctcggcggcggcggctgcaaCGAGGAGTACAACCAGGTGGCCCGGGACTACAACGTCAAGGTCAAGGCCATGATCGCCAGGCTCCGGGCGGAGCTCCGCGGGTTCAGGCTCGCCTACATCAACGTCTACGACGACATGGTCGACCTCATCCAGCACCCCGAGAAGCTCGGGCTGGAGAACGTCTCCGAGGGGTGCTGCGCCACGGGGAAGGTGGAGATGGGGTTCATGTGCAACGACAAGTCCCCGCTGACCTGCGACGACGCTGACAAGTACTTCTTCTGGGACTCGTTCCACCCCACCGAGAAGATCAACCGCTTCTTTGCCAAAGGGACGACGGCGGCGAGCTTGAGCTTGCTGACGTAG